From Onychostoma macrolepis isolate SWU-2019 chromosome 05, ASM1243209v1, whole genome shotgun sequence, one genomic window encodes:
- the uprt gene encoding uracil phosphoribosyltransferase homolog, which translates to METDLIEKMPCHNQQLNNSESPEHAAKHVRFARSSPAAETCQDEPCDNQTTSDIQRQIGPQLKLLPLNDQIRELQTIIRDKTTSRGDFVFCADRLIRLVVEEGLNQLPYSECTVTTPTGHKYEGVKFEKGNCGVSIMRSGEAMEQGLRDCCRSIRIGKILIQSDEETQKAKVYYAKFPPDISRRKVLLMYPILSTGNTVIEAVRVLNEHGLQAKHIILLSLFSTPHGARSIVQEFPDITILTTEVHAVAPTHFGQRYFGTD; encoded by the exons ATGGAAACGGATCTTATCGAGAAGATGCCGTGCCATAACCAGCAGCTGAATAACAGTGAGAGCCCCGAACACGCCGCGAAGCACGTCCGCTTCGCCCGCAGCAGCCCTGCAGCCGAGACCTGTCAAGACGAACCGTGCGATAACCAAACCACGAGCGACATCCAACGACAAATAGGACCTCAGCTTAAGCTCTTGCCATTAAATGACCAAATACGAGAACTTCAGACAATCATTCGGGACAA AACTACCAGTAGAGGTGATTTTGTGTTCTGTGCTGATAGATTG ATAAGATTAGTGGTGGAGGAGGGTCTCAATCAGCTTCCATACAGTGAATGCACTGTAACCACACCAACAG GACATAAATATGAGGGTGTGAAGTTTGAAAAGGGAAACTGCGGGGTTAGCATCATGAGGAGTG GTGAGGCCATGGAGCAAGGCCTCAGAGATTGCTGCAGATCAATCCGTATCGGGAAGATTCTGATCCAGAGCGATGAGGAGACACAAAAGGCTAAAGTTTACTATGCAAAGTTCCCTCCTGACATCAGCCGAAGGAAGGTTCTTCTCATGTACCCTATACTTA GTACAGGCAACACTGTAATAGAAGCGGTGCGGGTGCTGAATGAACACGGCCTGCAGGCCAAACATATCATACTTCTGAGTCTCTTCTCCACTCCACATG GTGCAAGGTCCATTGTTCAAGAGTTTCCTGACATCACTATACTGACAACTGAAGTGCACGCTGTCGCTCCGACACACTTTGGACAAAGGTATTTCGGCACAGACTGA
- the zdhhc15a gene encoding palmitoyltransferase ZDHHC15A isoform X4: MLLTACLRRCARLLHWIPVTIVIMVVMWSYYAYVVHFCWILLSCSTQRVVFLCLFHVCFGMFSWSFWKTLSTPPSSPSVEFQLSSSDLLLYEQERGGMEKSQILLEISQKLSVHTRTAAGAIRFCHHCQLIKPDRCHHCSVCQMCVLKMDHHCPWLNNCIGFSNYKYFMLFLLYLLLYCLLIVATVTPTFIQLWLGKLFDSCVKLHVLFLTLVSAMFAVTLCFLLLFHIWLLASNKTTLEWLSVPFFVDGPASEAFDVGVRANFLQVFGKNKSLWPFPVFSSQGDGQSFPLRWLMSSHSPSVMNGNGHCAMEGSVG, translated from the exons ATGCTTCTGACCGCGTGCCTCCGGCGCTGCGCGCGGCTTCTCCACTGGATCCCGGTTACGATCGTTATTATGGTTGTGATGTGGTCATACTATGCATATGTCGTGCACTTCTGTTGGA TCCTGCTTTCCTGTTCAACGCAGAGAG TGGTGTTCCTTTGCCTGTTCCACGTCTGTTTTGGAATGTTCTCATGgtcattttggaaaacattgtCCACTCCACCATCCTCTCCGTCTGTGGAG TTTCAGCTCTCCTCTTCAGACTTGCTGCTCTATGAGCAGGAGCGTGGCGGTATGGAGAAGAGTCAGATTCTTCTGGAAATCTCCCAGAAGCTTTCAGTTCACACACGTACGGCAGCCGGAG CTATCAGGTTCTGTCATCACTGCCAATTGATAAAACCAGATCGCTGCCATCACTGTTCTGTCTGCCAAAT gTGTGTACTAAAGATGGATCATCATTGCCCATG GCTGAATAACTGTATTGGATTCTCAAACTATAAGTACTTCATGCTCTTCCTACTCTACTTGCTGCTGTATTGCCTGCTTATTGTGGCAACAGTTACACCAACCTTCATCCAACTATGGCTG ggcAAACTGTTTGATAGTTGTGTTAAACTGCATGTTTTGTTCCTGACACTGGTGTCTGCCATGTTTGCGGTCACCCTCTGTTTTTTGCTGCTCTTCCACATCTGGCTTCTCGCCAGCAACAAAACTACTCTTG AGTGGTTGTCAGTTCCCTTTTTTGTGGATGGACCAGCAAGTGAGGCATTTGATGTGGGTGTCCGGGCAAACTTCTTACAGGTGTTTGGAAAGAACAAGAGTCTCTGGCCATTTCCAGTATTCAGCAG TCAAGGGGATGGACAGTCTTTCCCCTTGAGATGGCTGATGTCATCTCACAGTCCTTCAGTGATGAATGGAAATGGACATTGTGCCATGGAAGGAAGTGTGG GTTGA
- the zdhhc15a gene encoding palmitoyltransferase ZDHHC15A isoform X1: MLLTACLRRCARLLHWIPVTIVIMVVMWSYYAYVVHFCWILLSCSTQRVVFLCLFHVCFGMFSWSFWKTLSTPPSSPSVEFQLSSSDLLLYEQERGGMEKSQILLEISQKLSVHTRTAAGAIRFCHHCQLIKPDRCHHCSVCQMCVLKMDHHCPWLNNCIGFSNYKYFMLFLLYLLLYCLLIVATVTPTFIQLWLGKLFDSCVKLHVLFLTLVSAMFAVTLCFLLLFHIWLLASNKTTLEWLSVPFFVDGPASEAFDVGVRANFLQVFGKNKSLWPFPVFSSQGDGQSFPLRWLMSSHSPSVMNGNGHCAMEGSVVSPEGVSVTIAVDD, encoded by the exons ATGCTTCTGACCGCGTGCCTCCGGCGCTGCGCGCGGCTTCTCCACTGGATCCCGGTTACGATCGTTATTATGGTTGTGATGTGGTCATACTATGCATATGTCGTGCACTTCTGTTGGA TCCTGCTTTCCTGTTCAACGCAGAGAG TGGTGTTCCTTTGCCTGTTCCACGTCTGTTTTGGAATGTTCTCATGgtcattttggaaaacattgtCCACTCCACCATCCTCTCCGTCTGTGGAG TTTCAGCTCTCCTCTTCAGACTTGCTGCTCTATGAGCAGGAGCGTGGCGGTATGGAGAAGAGTCAGATTCTTCTGGAAATCTCCCAGAAGCTTTCAGTTCACACACGTACGGCAGCCGGAG CTATCAGGTTCTGTCATCACTGCCAATTGATAAAACCAGATCGCTGCCATCACTGTTCTGTCTGCCAAAT gTGTGTACTAAAGATGGATCATCATTGCCCATG GCTGAATAACTGTATTGGATTCTCAAACTATAAGTACTTCATGCTCTTCCTACTCTACTTGCTGCTGTATTGCCTGCTTATTGTGGCAACAGTTACACCAACCTTCATCCAACTATGGCTG ggcAAACTGTTTGATAGTTGTGTTAAACTGCATGTTTTGTTCCTGACACTGGTGTCTGCCATGTTTGCGGTCACCCTCTGTTTTTTGCTGCTCTTCCACATCTGGCTTCTCGCCAGCAACAAAACTACTCTTG AGTGGTTGTCAGTTCCCTTTTTTGTGGATGGACCAGCAAGTGAGGCATTTGATGTGGGTGTCCGGGCAAACTTCTTACAGGTGTTTGGAAAGAACAAGAGTCTCTGGCCATTTCCAGTATTCAGCAG TCAAGGGGATGGACAGTCTTTCCCCTTGAGATGGCTGATGTCATCTCACAGTCCTTCAGTGATGAATGGAAATGGACATTGTGCCATGGAAGGAAGTGTGG TCTCACCTGAGGGGGTCTCTGTTACCATAGCAGTGGATGACTAG
- the zdhhc15a gene encoding palmitoyltransferase ZDHHC15A isoform X3, giving the protein MLLTACLRRCARLLHWIPVTIVIMVVMWSYYAYVVHFCWILLSCSTQRVVFLCLFHVCFGMFSWSFWKTLSTPPSSPSVEFQLSSSDLLLYEQERGGMEKSQILLEISQKLSVHTRTAAGAIRFCHHCQLIKPDRCHHCSVCQMCVLKMDHHCPWLNNCIGFSNYKYFMLFLLYLLLYCLLIVATVTPTFIQLWLGKLFDSCVKLHVLFLTLVSAMFAVTLCFLLLFHIWLLASNKTTLEWLSVPFFVDGPASEAFDVGVRANFLQVFGKNKSLWPFPVFSSQGDGQSFPLRWLMSSHSPSVMNGNGHCAMEGSQFE; this is encoded by the exons ATGCTTCTGACCGCGTGCCTCCGGCGCTGCGCGCGGCTTCTCCACTGGATCCCGGTTACGATCGTTATTATGGTTGTGATGTGGTCATACTATGCATATGTCGTGCACTTCTGTTGGA TCCTGCTTTCCTGTTCAACGCAGAGAG TGGTGTTCCTTTGCCTGTTCCACGTCTGTTTTGGAATGTTCTCATGgtcattttggaaaacattgtCCACTCCACCATCCTCTCCGTCTGTGGAG TTTCAGCTCTCCTCTTCAGACTTGCTGCTCTATGAGCAGGAGCGTGGCGGTATGGAGAAGAGTCAGATTCTTCTGGAAATCTCCCAGAAGCTTTCAGTTCACACACGTACGGCAGCCGGAG CTATCAGGTTCTGTCATCACTGCCAATTGATAAAACCAGATCGCTGCCATCACTGTTCTGTCTGCCAAAT gTGTGTACTAAAGATGGATCATCATTGCCCATG GCTGAATAACTGTATTGGATTCTCAAACTATAAGTACTTCATGCTCTTCCTACTCTACTTGCTGCTGTATTGCCTGCTTATTGTGGCAACAGTTACACCAACCTTCATCCAACTATGGCTG ggcAAACTGTTTGATAGTTGTGTTAAACTGCATGTTTTGTTCCTGACACTGGTGTCTGCCATGTTTGCGGTCACCCTCTGTTTTTTGCTGCTCTTCCACATCTGGCTTCTCGCCAGCAACAAAACTACTCTTG AGTGGTTGTCAGTTCCCTTTTTTGTGGATGGACCAGCAAGTGAGGCATTTGATGTGGGTGTCCGGGCAAACTTCTTACAGGTGTTTGGAAAGAACAAGAGTCTCTGGCCATTTCCAGTATTCAGCAG TCAAGGGGATGGACAGTCTTTCCCCTTGAGATGGCTGATGTCATCTCACAGTCCTTCAGTGATGAATGGAAATGGACATTGTGCCATGGAAGGAAGT CAATTTGAGTAA
- the zdhhc15a gene encoding palmitoyltransferase ZDHHC15A isoform X2, with protein sequence MLLTACLRRCARLLHWIPVTIVIMVVMWSYYAYVVHFCWILLSCSTQRVVFLCLFHVCFGMFSWSFWKTLSTPPSSPSVEFQLSSSDLLLYEQERGGMEKSQILLEISQKLSVHTRTAAGAIRFCHHCQLIKPDRCHHCSVCQMCVLKMDHHCPWLNNCIGFSNYKYFMLFLLYLLLYCLLIVATVTPTFIQLWLGKLFDSCVKLHVLFLTLVSAMFAVTLCFLLLFHIWLLASNKTTLEWLSVPFFVDGPASEAFDVGVRANFLQVFGKNKSLWPFPVFSSQGDGQSFPLRWLMSSHSPSVMNGNGHCAMEGSVAI encoded by the exons ATGCTTCTGACCGCGTGCCTCCGGCGCTGCGCGCGGCTTCTCCACTGGATCCCGGTTACGATCGTTATTATGGTTGTGATGTGGTCATACTATGCATATGTCGTGCACTTCTGTTGGA TCCTGCTTTCCTGTTCAACGCAGAGAG TGGTGTTCCTTTGCCTGTTCCACGTCTGTTTTGGAATGTTCTCATGgtcattttggaaaacattgtCCACTCCACCATCCTCTCCGTCTGTGGAG TTTCAGCTCTCCTCTTCAGACTTGCTGCTCTATGAGCAGGAGCGTGGCGGTATGGAGAAGAGTCAGATTCTTCTGGAAATCTCCCAGAAGCTTTCAGTTCACACACGTACGGCAGCCGGAG CTATCAGGTTCTGTCATCACTGCCAATTGATAAAACCAGATCGCTGCCATCACTGTTCTGTCTGCCAAAT gTGTGTACTAAAGATGGATCATCATTGCCCATG GCTGAATAACTGTATTGGATTCTCAAACTATAAGTACTTCATGCTCTTCCTACTCTACTTGCTGCTGTATTGCCTGCTTATTGTGGCAACAGTTACACCAACCTTCATCCAACTATGGCTG ggcAAACTGTTTGATAGTTGTGTTAAACTGCATGTTTTGTTCCTGACACTGGTGTCTGCCATGTTTGCGGTCACCCTCTGTTTTTTGCTGCTCTTCCACATCTGGCTTCTCGCCAGCAACAAAACTACTCTTG AGTGGTTGTCAGTTCCCTTTTTTGTGGATGGACCAGCAAGTGAGGCATTTGATGTGGGTGTCCGGGCAAACTTCTTACAGGTGTTTGGAAAGAACAAGAGTCTCTGGCCATTTCCAGTATTCAGCAG TCAAGGGGATGGACAGTCTTTCCCCTTGAGATGGCTGATGTCATCTCACAGTCCTTCAGTGATGAATGGAAATGGACATTGTGCCATGGAAGGAAGTGTGG CAATTTGA